The DNA sequence CTATTTGACACCTAGaataaagaaaagaggaaagtatATGTATAATAAGCAATATAATGAggtgataaaaatagaaaaataaagaaaaatgatgagtgTTAATCAACTGTTTGATATATCAAAGTGTCCACATATATATTATGATTACTCTATagaatttgtaattaattttttgtctctTGCTCACTTATTAATGATCAGAATAATTTTATCTGTAGTTATTTACACACGaaagccatatatatatatatataccacaaAACTTAGAGAAAATGAACTTATAATTGAGAGGGAGAGATCGAAACAAATGAAGACCAAATAGATGACTGAGTGAAGAAAGGTACGTCTGTGATCATTATTGATGTACGTAATACAAACGAATACCACGAGTCAAATCTTTTTAAACCAATCTGCAGCAAAATTTCTTCCACTTGCAACAGATATAATACAAATGAATATATAGTTAATTAGTAGTCACAATGAATAAGATGATTAAACATGACTCAAAATTGGAGAACAATTGCAAGTTAATAAATGCAATTAGCTTCACTTTGTACATCAACAAAGAAATACTAGTATTTAACAGCTCTTGAAAAAGTTGAAACAATTAATTTCCGTAATATCatttcacaaaattataaattaacaacCAGGCAAAATCAAAACGAGTGGCTAATTATCCTGAAAGGCcagaaagaaatataattaatgtatatatCAGTGTACAAATTGATGTTATGTATGTGTGGAGTacttctaattaattaagaaaattgaacTACCTAGTAAACATTTCCACgggcttttctttttctttccactCTAATCCTATGAATCTGCATGGTGAAAACCTAATCTTGTATTCCGAAATGGTTTCAAGCTTAGGAGACCACACCTGATCCTTAGACTTCACAAGCTGTTCATAGTGCTTTTGCAACTCAGGAGTACTACACAGAAAACTAGAGGGGCTACCAGGGGTTccaacaatattattattattctctttctGATCTCCACCAGTTATGAGCCTAGTGATGAACTCTGGCATGACCTTAATAGCAACCCTTCCATCAGAGCCCTTCAAGTACTCGAAAGGGCATGCACCAAACTTGATAGGGGACTTGTTAGGGCAAGATCCAAGGGAAGAAATGGAAGCCACGGTGAGGTTGTTGCATGCAAAGAGATCAATGGGGAGAATAAAGTAGGTTTGGCCAGGCATGAGTTTATCATCAATTGATAGAACAGGAATTGGTTGTCCAATGAAGAAAGAGTCTGCATGGCACACCATCATTTCAGGAAACTCAAACATGATCTCACCGGCTATGTGTTTTCCCTTTAGGGATCTTGATGTTCCTTCCCAAAATATGAGCTTCACggattttgatgatgatgatgaattgGTGTTGAGTTGAAAGCATGGAGTCTTCAATGAGTTTCCCATTTGAAGAGAGAAAAActagagggagagagagaagtgGTGTTAGCTAGCTGCTTAGAGAAGAATATGATGAAGAGATTAGGAAGATTATGatgctatatatataaagataatgATAATGTTGACTTTGGATAAACTAATGTggtccttttattttaattttttggcacAATCAATTAAAAAGTTTGATGGGGTCGGTGGTCTGGTCAGCCATGCCGGCTTTGAAAATTTCACTTTCTATATCGTGATATGTGGGCTCTTTTAGGACACACTCTTGTGTCAGGCTACTCATACACGAACTTCACAAGCTTAACCCTTGACCTTGTGTGCCTTTTACTATTTATATTCAAACCTAGTTGGTTACCCTTTTTCTCCTCCCATTAATACTATAGGGGGAGTATTTGGGATCTTCCTATTTTAGTGTGAAGATTATAATTCATGTATGCGGAGATATTTTTGTTCTAAAGAcctaaaagagaaattaaaagatgttaaaaTTCTTACTTAATTGTGATTAACTGCGTAGGAATAGTACCTTATGCGGTCCAGCGTGGGGGCGGAAGTACTTATACAATTAAAGACTAATAAATTTCACATCTTAAAGATTAAAAGGTGTTGGAAAATTTTTCTCTTGGGTAGAAGACGTGTAcgcagttttatttttttttttggaaaaaaaatcctGTAGACGTTAGCAAATTTATCTCCAAAAAATTTTGATCAaccatatataattttgttcttGGATTAAAATGATAGCACAACCTACCGAATTCTCTGTTTAAGTCTTACCGATAAACTCAAATTTGTTTTTACATATGCTCGTATATTATCAAGAGAAAATAATCCTTACACTAATATTATACagaatttttataatatcatttaataaacaatcgtcatatataataaatttattatcttttgtaAAAGATACTTAAGTCATATTTATCATCTTTACATGGTGTGAAGAcgacaataaaattaaaacttctacattattaatgaatagagcttaaataatattataaattagaatccctaatttatttaataaaaattataattatataaaatgtttattttatgagATGCACCGAATAATTAAAATACCACTTTAAAGAAAAGcagcttaattaaaaaaaataaatcaaacctAAGTTCTGTGCTTTATCTTCACACATACTCATTTTGATATAGAAATTTAATCATTATCCAACGACTAAGTTAGATCCAGTCATCTCAATTAACTAACGTATTACTCTTTCATTTGTGCCAACGTCATTGAAAATATGAACGAACAAATCATCCGCGGAGGCATCTCTAAGTTTGATGAATTCGTTGAGTCTATCTAATCCGTGTTTTGAGCTTTAAAAATGTGTTGATTTTTAATCTAATAACccaactaattaatttaatattcacaATTTAAGGGCACTAATATTTCAAAATCAGTAGGTGTTAGTTTGGTGCTTTTCAACTAATATTGATTGGTTCTCAAAACGAAAGTCTGTGCAAGTCACTCAAAGCCATAAGTTCCCGTCGTCATAGGCTGATATTAATCGAACCCACGTTGTCGGTTTAAGACCAAGCTTGTGACTTTCACGTGTCAATTTGctgctttttatttatttatatttagtcAGATGTCAAATTGCATATCTATTAATAAATTCCTTATTTCggaaaaacaaggagaaaatATAATGTGAATgcgattataatttttaaataattttgtaatttgaactaataaataactaaaatggGAACAATAACTATAATTGTTCAAAGTTCACATGTGATACAGATCTGTGTAACCTATCCTCAAGGAGCTAAAGAGCTGACTTTTTACATTGTCAATAGAACACCTGAGAAACAATCGTAATTTAATTACGTGCAGAAATGTATAgttttaaagaagaaaagttCTTATACGTTCATATTTCATGTTCTTTTTTCATTGACTAAGTTGTAACAAGGGGGGAGGAAGAAGATATAAATTCCACATCTAAGAAGagataaattaaagataaaatgaatgcTACTAGTGTCAAGTTGATAAACAaactaaaatgaatttcattacTTATGCTcacgagaaagaaaaaaacaaattaaacataGAAAA is a window from the Glycine max cultivar Williams 82 chromosome 2, Glycine_max_v4.0, whole genome shotgun sequence genome containing:
- the LOC100776840 gene encoding uncharacterized protein: MGNSLKTPCFQLNTNSSSSSKSVKLIFWEGTSRSLKGKHIAGEIMFEFPEMMVCHADSFFIGQPIPVLSIDDKLMPGQTYFILPIDLFACNNLTVASISSLGSCPNKSPIKFGACPFEYLKGSDGRVAIKVMPEFITRLITGGDQKENNNNIVGTPGSPSSFLCSTPELQKHYEQLVKSKDQVWSPKLETISEYKIRFSPCRFIGLEWKEKEKPVEMFTR